A DNA window from Vigna angularis cultivar LongXiaoDou No.4 chromosome 1, ASM1680809v1, whole genome shotgun sequence contains the following coding sequences:
- the LOC108321096 gene encoding leucine aminopeptidase 1, whose amino-acid sequence MAAIATIFVRFTSSSSSPFLTRFASRFHFAAFPLRSPARKLMSQTLARATLGLTHPSNIETPKICFTAKDVDVTEWKGDILAVGVTEKDLARDEKSRFENVILSKIDSKLGGILAEVSSEEDFSGKVGQSTIIRITGHGSKRVSLIGLGQSPSTPAPFKGLGEAVVAAAKSYQASSVAVVLASSEGLSAPSKLSTAYAIASGAVLGLFEDNRYKSEAKKPTLQSVDIIGLGTGPELEKKLKYAGDVSSGIIFGRELVNSPANVLTPGVLAEEAANIASTYSDVFTAKILNAEQCAELKMGSYLGVAAASANPPHFIHLCYKPPSGPVNVKLALVGKGLTFDSGGYNIKTGPGCSIELMKYDMGGSAAVLGTAKALGQIKPSGVEVHFIVAACENMISGTGMRPGDVVTASNGKTIEVNNTDAEGRLTLADALVYACNQGVEKIIDLATLTGACVVALGPSIAGVFTPSDELAKEIFEASDVSGEKLWRLPLEESYWESMKSGVADMVNTGGRQGGAIIAALFLKQFVDEKVQWMHIDMAGPVWNDKKRSATGFGIATLVEWVLKNGLNAH is encoded by the exons ATGGCAGCCATTGCTACCATCTTCGTTCGTTTCACATCATCTTCGTCTTCTCCCTTTCTCACTAGATTCGCCTCGCGTTTCCACTTCGCCGCATTCCCTCTGCGTTCTCCGGCGAGGAAACTCATGTCTCAAACTCTCGCACGTGCCACTCTCGGTCTCACTCATCCTTCTAATATCGAAACCCCCAAG ATCTGTTTCACTGCTAAGGATGTTGATGTGACGGAATGGAAAGGGGACATTCTAGCAGTGGGTGTTACGGAGAAAGATTTGGCTAGAGATGAAAAGTCGAGGTTTGAGAATGTGATCTTGAGCAAGATCGACTCAAAATTGGGTGGTATATTAGCTGAAGTCTCTTCCGAAGAGGATTTCTCTGGCAAAGTTGGTCAATCAACTATTATTAGAATTACAGGACATGGATCAAAGAGGGTTAGCTTGATTGGTCTTGGACAGTCACCTTCCACTCCTGCACCTTTTAAGGGTCTTGGCGAGGCCGTAGTGGCAGCGGCCAAGTCTTATCAAGCAAGCAGTGTTGCCGTTGTTCTTGCCTCTTCTGAAGGGCTCTCTGCACCATCAAAGCTTAGCACTGCTTATGCAATTGCGTCTG GGGCTGTGCTGGGATTATTTGAAGATAATAGATACAAGTCGGAAGCTAAAAAACCAACGCTTCAGTCCGTTGACATTATTGGTCTAGGGACAGGACCTGAACTGGAGAAGAAACTTAAGTATGCAGGAGATGTTTCTTCTGGAATTATCTTTGGAAGGGAGCTTGTAAATTCTCCTGCTAATGTGCTCACACCAG GGGTGTTGGCAGAGGAGGCAGCTAATATTGCTTCTACCTACAGTGATGTTTTCACtgcaaaaatattaaatgccgAACAATGTGCGGAACTGAAAATGGGGTCTTATCTAGGTGTTGCTGCAGCCTCGGCAAATCCTCCTCATTTTATCCATCTATGTTACAAACCACCGAGTGGACCTGTCAATGTCAAGTTGGCTTTAGTCGGAAAAGGTTTGACTTTTGACAG TGGTGGATACAACATCAAGACTGGACCTGGCTGTTCAATTGAACTCATGAAATATGATATGGGTGGTTCGGCTGCAGTTTTAGGCACAGCTAAAGCACTTGGTCAAATCAAACCTTCAGGGGTGGAG GTTCATTTTATTGTTGCTGCTTGTGAGAATATGATAAGTGGAACAGGTATGAGGCCTGGAGATGTTGTCACAGCTTCAAATGGAAAGACTATAGAG GTTAACAACACTGATGCTGAAGGTAGACTTACTCTGGCAGATGCTTTGGTATATGCTTGTAACCAAGGTGTTGAAAAG ATTATTGATTTGGCAACCTTGACTGGGGCCTGCGTAGTTGCTCTTGGACCCTCAATCGCAG GCGTGTTTACTCCCAGTGATGAACTAGCAAAGGAAATTTTTGAAGCTTCTGATGTGAGTGGGGAGAAACTATGGAGGCTGCCATTAGAGGAAAGTTACTGGGAATCAATGAAATCCGGAGTGGCTGACATGGTGAACACTGGTGGTCGACAAGGTGGTGCTATTATTGCTGCGCTCTTCTTAAAACAG TTTGTTGATGAAAAGGTTCAATGGATGCATATTGACATGGCTGGTCCTGTGTGGAATGACAAGAAACGTTCAGCAACAGGATTTGGCATTGCTACTTTAGTGGAATGGGTTTTGAAAAATGGTTTAAATGCTCACTGA
- the LOC108333920 gene encoding uncharacterized protein LOC108333920, translated as MSVSLTVMTFNLHDDEPHDSPNTWEKRRDLCISVVTNHSPIILCTQQGVKTQLDFLQQGLPGYDQFGISRKGPQDTTDEHCTIFYDKEKVELLEGGTFWLSESPSVPGSISWGSEVPCIATWATFQLKGVEPPGFSFQIVNTNMDEFSPRARRRSALLTWQHIASLPPSLPVVYCGGFNTQKESTTGRFLLGRSREHGVVGDMRDAWPSARRRKNVDLIRTYHGFKGDKQGTLEFLKLIFRALCLCWDRQTQDLHIDWILFRGRSLIPVSCEVVNDNIDGYYPSSHFPIFTEFMLPRTVRLLESPVQEDT; from the exons atgagtgtATCATTGACTGTGATGACTTTCAATCTCCATGATGATGAGCCACATGACAGTCCTAATACGTGGGAGAAGAGAAGAGATTTGTGCATAAGCGTGGTTACCAATCACTCACCCATCATTCTTTGCACCCAACAAG GAGTGAAAACACAATTGGATTTTCTCCAGCAGGGTTTGCCAG GTTATGATCAGTTTGGAATATCACGAAAAGGGCCCCAAGACACTACTGACGAGCATTGCACTATCTTCTATGATAAGGAAAAG GTCGAGCTTCTTGAAGGTGGAACCTTTTGGTTGTCTGAGTCTCCCTCTGTTCCTGGAAGCATTTCATGGGGTTCTGAAGTTCCTTGCATTGCAACATGGGCT ACATTTCAACTGAAAGGAGTTGAGCCTCCTGGATTCTCATTCCAGATAGTAAATACAAACATGGACGAGTTTAGTCCTCGTGCCCGCCGGCGAAGTGCTTTGCTTACATGGCAGCACATTGCATCCTTACCCCCTAGCCTACCAGTAGTGTACTGTGGAGGATTTAATACACAAAAGGAATCAACTACTGGACGCTTCCTTCTTGGAAGATCAAG AGAACATGGTGTTGTTGGGGATATGAGGGATGCATGGCCTAGTGCTCGTAGGAGAAAAAATGTTGACCTAATCCGCACTTATCATGGCTTCAAGG GTGACAAACAAGGAACCCTTGAATTCTTGAAGCTAATTTTTAGAGCTCTTTGCCTCTGCTGGGATCGCCAAACACAGGATCTTCACATTGATTGGATCCTTTTCAGAGGTAGATCTCTGATTCCTGTTTCTTGTGAAGTGGTAAATGATAACATTGATGGGTATTATCCATCATCACATTTTCCTATATTTACCGAGTTTATGCTTCCTCGCACTGTAAGACTCCTAGAATCACCTGTACAAGAAGATacctaa